The window GAGTTTTACTTTGAGAGGATCTGCAGGACTATACAACTACAATAACGTTGATTCCAACTCAGCCACTTTCGAGAACATTTTCAATAATCCTGGAAATTATTACACTAATAGTACGACAGATGTATTGGAATCTCAATTTACAGATCCACAACTTTTTTCAGACTACTACGTTAGAAAGGCAGACTTTTTAAAATTAGACAATGCCACTATAGGTTACACATTCCTAGGTGACAAGGTCGACATTAGAACCTCCATTACTGGAACAAATTTATTTACCATCACAGATTATGATGGTCTAGATCCAGAAGTGTCGGGTGGTATAGACAACAACCTTTACCCAAGAAGTAGAACGGTTGTTTTAGGATTAGGATTTACACTTAAATAATATAGCTATGAAATTACACAAATATCTTTTCGGTGCTTTTCTTGCATTGCTAGTTTTCACTGGCTGCCAGGAAACGCTGGATTTAGAGCCAAGAGGTGAAGAACTTACCGCAGGCGATATACTTAAAGATCCAGATTCTTATCCAGGTTTGATTGCCAAAGTATATGGTGGATTGATCGTTGGAGGTCAAGAAGGCGGCGATGGAAATGCAGACATTAATGGAATTGATGGTGGATTCTCTAATTATTTACGACTATTCTGGTACCACCAAGAACTTTCTAGCGATGAAGCACTCATCGCATGGAATGATGGTACGATTAAAGATTTTCAACGTCAAACTTGGAATGATGGGAATGAATTTATAAGAGGTATGTACTCAAGGATCAATTATCAAATTGCCTTGTGTAATGACTTTCTAAGAAATACATCTGAGGCCAGTCTAGATTCTAATGGGATTCCAGAATCTGCTCGAGGACTGATCAGAGAATATAGAGAAGAAGCACGATTTTTGAGAGCCTATTCTTACTATCATGGTATGGATCTTTTTGGATCAATGCCTTTTCAAGATGAAAATACAGACCCTAATGTCCCTGGACAACTTATTACCAGAGCAGAATTGTTCAACTTTGTGGAATCTGAGCTTTTAGCTGTTGAAAGTACGATAGTTCCGGCACGTCAAAACGGCTATGGTAGAGCAGATCAAGCAACGGTGTGGATGACCCTCGCAAAAATCTACTTAAATGCTGAAGTTTATACAGGTACTGCTAGATATACAGATGTAGTTGATTATACCTCCCGAGTTATCAATGCAGGATATAGTGTGGACACAAACGCTCCTTATACAAATCTATTTTTAGCAGACAACAATTCTAATGGCTCACAAAATGAGTTTATCTGGACATTGAATTATGATGGTCAAAGAACCCAAACTTTCGGTGGAACAACTTTCCTTACTCATGCACCAGTAGGTGGTGACATGAATCCTAGTAACTTTGGGATCAATGGTGGATGGTTTGGCATTCGTACGACCCCTCAATTTGTAGCTAAATTTCCTGGCGAAGAAAATTCAGCAGATGGCAGAGAGCAGTTCTTCACGAACAATCAGACCAAACAAATTGCAGACGAGAGTCAATTTGGTCAAGGTTTTGCCATAGCAAAATTCAAAAATGTAGATGTTAATGGTAATCAAGGATCTGATGCTACCGGAGATTTTGTAGACATAGACTTTCCTGTTTACAGACTCGCTGATGCCTATTTGATGTATGCTGAAGCTGTAGTTCGAGGTGGAGGTGGTAGCCAAGCCCAAGCGGTTAACTACATCAACATCTTAAGACAAAGAGCCTATGGAAACAATGGCAGCAACATTACAGCCTCACAGCTTACTTTACCCTTTATATTAGATGAGAGGGCAAGAGAATTGTTTTGGGAAGCACATAGACGTCAGGATCTAATTAGATTCAATCAGTTTACTACAAATTATACATGGGCTTGGAAAGGCAACGTACAGACTGGAACCACAACTCCGGCATTCAGAAACTTGTATCCTATACCAGCAGAACAACTTAATCTTAATGATAATTTAGTCCAGAATCCTGGATATTAATATTCACCTCTTTAATAAAAACACAATGAAAAAAATCTATAGCTTATTTGTGGTTCTTGCGATCATAGCAGGAATCATAGCCTGTTCAGATAATGATGAGCAGTTTACATTAGACACGAATCAAAAAGGCGAATTGGTATTATCGCCTCAGTCCAGCAGTTTTGTGGTAACAGCTGATAATCAAGAAAACCTAGCAGAGCGTTTCAACTGGGAAGGTATTGAATTGACCCTTCCTGTAGCTCTAACTTATTCCGTTCAAATGGATAAAGCAGATGGTGATTATTCCGCACCCTACGTTTTGGCTCAATCATCTGGAACAGACACACCAATTACTTACGGCCAAATCAATGAAGCAGCACTTGCTTTAGGTGGTGAGAACGGTACTGTAGGTGTATATAAAGCTCGAGTAGTAGCAACTACAAATGATCCAGCAGTAAGCGCTATCACTTCTAGCGATGTATCTGTAACTGTAACTCCATTTGTAGGTTACCCTTATGATGTATTATACTTTGTAGGCGCAGGTTCTCCGTTACAAGACTGGAATAATGGTGATGGTAACAATGGTATTAATCCTCCATTATTCATCAATCCTGATAACAAAAATCAATTTTTCTTCACAGGACGTTTTTCTGCAGATGGTTACAAGATCCTTCCTCAGGTAGGTGCATGGCAACCACAATACGGTTCCCGTGGTGCTGCTAACCCTATTACTTTAAATGACGGTGGGAATGAGCCTGATCCTTTTAGCGTACCATCAGCAGGTTATTATACTGTTGAAGTAGACATTACTGGTGTTACAGGTACCTCTACAGGAAACGGTAGTTATTCAATGACTCCTTATCCAGCAGGTGATACGGCAACAACTTATACTTCTATCGGTATGTTAGGTAGTTCTTTCCCTACTGCACCTTTTGATACTAGTAATGACATCAACCTAGAGCGTTTTAAGCTTAATAATGGAAACAACTTTGATCCACACCTATGGGTAGCACGTAATGTGACTGTTACAGGTGGCGAGATGAAATTCAGAGCAAACGATGCTTGGGATACGAACTGGGGTGCTGGAACTGTTTATACAGGTAAAGGAGCGATGAACGGTGACAACGTTCCAACTGTTGCAGGAACTTATGATATTTTCTTTAGTGATTTAGATGGCCGATACCTGTTTGTTCCAAAAGAATAATTTAGGTTTATTCAATTAAGGGCTGTTCGCAGCCCTTTTTTTTTCTCAAATTTTAAATAGCATACCATGAATCATAGACTTTTACTCATTGCCCTGTTGATGTTCGCTTTCGCGAAAGCGCAATCACCAGTAACAACAGTACCAGCTACTCCTACTCAAGAGAGTTCTGTCAAACTAGTTTTTAATGCTGTCGGAACCGAACTTGAAAATGAGACAGGTCAAATTTATGCTTACACCGGTGTAAATATCAACGGCGAACGCTGGCAAAACATAAAAGTGCCTGCCTTTGATGAAAACAATGGTGCACCACTATTTGTAAGAACAGGAACTAACAGCTATGAGTTAGACTTTGGAATGTCAATCGAGCAGTTCTACAATGTACAGCCAGGAGATGTGGTGAGCGAAATCTGCCTAGTAGTCAGAAACTCAGACGCTACAAAACAGACCCGACCAGATATCTTCTTACCTGTTTTTTTACCAGGACTAAATGCGGTCATCACTGCCCCAGAAAACAATTCGATATATCAAGTTAATGAAACTCTGACAATTACCGCAGAAAGTTCGCAGTCGGCAGATTTACAACTCACTGTCAATGACATATCGATTGCGACTGCAAATGCATCGACTATATCTGAACCTTATACTTTCTCATCTTCTGGGAACTATGTGATAGGATTCACAGCAGATAACGGGAATCAAGTAGCAAGCGATAACAGGACCGTATTTGTACCTGGAGAGAC of the Nonlabens marinus S1-08 genome contains:
- a CDS encoding RagB/SusD family nutrient uptake outer membrane protein; amino-acid sequence: MKLHKYLFGAFLALLVFTGCQETLDLEPRGEELTAGDILKDPDSYPGLIAKVYGGLIVGGQEGGDGNADINGIDGGFSNYLRLFWYHQELSSDEALIAWNDGTIKDFQRQTWNDGNEFIRGMYSRINYQIALCNDFLRNTSEASLDSNGIPESARGLIREYREEARFLRAYSYYHGMDLFGSMPFQDENTDPNVPGQLITRAELFNFVESELLAVESTIVPARQNGYGRADQATVWMTLAKIYLNAEVYTGTARYTDVVDYTSRVINAGYSVDTNAPYTNLFLADNNSNGSQNEFIWTLNYDGQRTQTFGGTTFLTHAPVGGDMNPSNFGINGGWFGIRTTPQFVAKFPGEENSADGREQFFTNNQTKQIADESQFGQGFAIAKFKNVDVNGNQGSDATGDFVDIDFPVYRLADAYLMYAEAVVRGGGGSQAQAVNYINILRQRAYGNNGSNITASQLTLPFILDERARELFWEAHRRQDLIRFNQFTTNYTWAWKGNVQTGTTTPAFRNLYPIPAEQLNLNDNLVQNPGY
- a CDS encoding SusE domain-containing protein, whose translation is MKKIYSLFVVLAIIAGIIACSDNDEQFTLDTNQKGELVLSPQSSSFVVTADNQENLAERFNWEGIELTLPVALTYSVQMDKADGDYSAPYVLAQSSGTDTPITYGQINEAALALGGENGTVGVYKARVVATTNDPAVSAITSSDVSVTVTPFVGYPYDVLYFVGAGSPLQDWNNGDGNNGINPPLFINPDNKNQFFFTGRFSADGYKILPQVGAWQPQYGSRGAANPITLNDGGNEPDPFSVPSAGYYTVEVDITGVTGTSTGNGSYSMTPYPAGDTATTYTSIGMLGSSFPTAPFDTSNDINLERFKLNNGNNFDPHLWVARNVTVTGGEMKFRANDAWDTNWGAGTVYTGKGAMNGDNVPTVAGTYDIFFSDLDGRYLFVPKE